Proteins encoded together in one Impatiens glandulifera chromosome 1, dImpGla2.1, whole genome shotgun sequence window:
- the LOC124937872 gene encoding secreted RxLR effector protein 161-like, with translation MSSAKPINTPCVANIHLTTLFAPQIDEEKKYMTRVPYSSAVGSLIYVMVCTRPDLAHVVSVVSRFMVQPGKEHWQAVKRIFRYLRRTFDVGLIYRGDTQCLIIGYSDSDYARNVDSRRSMTSYVFTLGGSVVSWKATLQPTVTLSTTEIEYMALTEADKEGIWLKELISDLGQHQDQATVFCDSLSVICLVKDQVHHERTKHIDVRYHFLRTEKRIKVKKVGTADNHANMFTKSVPHSKFQHCLDLLNVRNC, from the coding sequence ATGTCATCAGCTAAACCTATAAATACACCTTGTGTTGCTAACATTCATCTTACTACTTTGTTTGCTCCTCAGATAGATGAAGAGAAAAAGTATATGACTCGAGTTCCTTATTCTAGTGCAGTAGGGAGTTTGATATATGTTATggtttgtacaagaccagatcTGGCACATGTAGTGAGTGTTGTGAGCAGATTTATGGTACAACCAGGGAAGGAGCATTGGCAAGCTGTGAAGAGGATATTCAGGTATCTACGGAGAACTTTTGATGTTGGTCTCATATATAGAGGTGATACACAATGTCTGATTATTGGGTATTCAGATTCTGATTATGCTAGAAACGTTGATAGTAGGAGATCTATGACTAGTTATGTATTTACTCTTGGGGGCTCAGTTGTTAGTTGGAAAGCGACTCTGCAACCTACTGTGACTTTGTCTACAACAGAAATAGAGTACATGGCATTAACAGAAGCTGATAAAGAGGGAATATGGCTGAAAGAACTAATTAGTGATCTGGGCCAACATCAGGATCAAGCAACTGTCTTCTGTGACAGTCTGAGTGTTATATGCTTAGTCAAAGATCAAGTTCATCATGAACGGACTAAGCATATTGACGTGCGATATCATTTCCTAAGGACTGAGAAGAGGATAAAGGTGAAAAAGGTAGGAACTGCTGACAATCATGCTAATATGTTCACCAAGTCAGTTCCTCATAGCAAGTTCCAACATTGTTTGGACTTGCTTAACGTTAGAAACTGTTAG